One window of the Eucalyptus grandis isolate ANBG69807.140 chromosome 6, ASM1654582v1, whole genome shotgun sequence genome contains the following:
- the LOC104449369 gene encoding cytochrome P450 CYP82D47: MYVSPKPFSSFTNMESSFSFLIPTLAGMIFAFAIILYCFASPPIRSKNKRGSVDGHKEASLPEAGGAWPLIGHLHLLGGPVPPHIVLANMADKYGPIFIVKMGIHRALIVSNWQIAKQCLTVNDRVFATRPKSISSEIMAYNYAMFGLAPYGSYWRHARKLTMLELLSNHRLELLKHIRESEVQASINHIYRRCIENYNDAPKKVLVDMKRWFGDITLNVIFRMIVGKRYEDEQDEKGRDALREFFDLAGRFIVSDALPILRWFDLDGYEKMMKKTARELDRVVQGWLNEHKIRRNSNKRRGNDKNNDQDFMDVMLSIVDATEEFPGYDADTFIKATCMGLVLAGSDTTSVSLTWALSLLLNHREALKKAQHELDTQIGREKRVKESDLKNLVYIQAIIKETLRLYPAGPLGVPHESMEDCTVDGYHVPKGTRLLFNFWKIHRDPHIWSDPLKFRPERFLTTYKDVDIRGQNFELIPFGSGRRMCPGINLAMQLMSLSLAALLHGFEVTTLANEPVGMTEAIGLTNLKATPLEVLVTPRLQERAYK; this comes from the exons ATGTACGTTTCTCCAAAACCATTCTCTTCATTCACAAACATGGAGTCCTCTTTCTCGTTTCTAATCCCTACCCTCGCTGGCATGATCTTTGCCTTCGCAATCATTCTCTATTGCTTTGCTTCGCCGCCGATAAGATCAAAAAATAAGAGAGGAAGCGTCGATGGCCACAAAGAAGCCTCCCTGCCAGAAGCTGGCGGCGCATGGCCTTTGATTGGCCATCTCCATCTCTTAGGAGGCCCGGTACCACCCCATATAGTCCTAGCAAACATGGCTGACAAGTACGGGCCAATCTTCATCGTCAAGATGGGTATCCATCGAGCCTTGATAGTTAGTAATTGGCAGATAGCCAAGCAGTGCCTTACGGTGAACGACAGAGTCTTTGCGACTCGACCCAAGTCTATTAGCTCCGAGATCATGGCCTACAACTATGCCATGTTTGGCCTTGCTCCCTACGGCTCTTATTGGCGCCATGCGCGCAAGCTCACCATGCTGGAGCTCCTCTCCAACCACCGATTAGAATTGCTCAAGCACATCCGGGAATCAGAGGTCCAAGCATCAATAAACCACATATATAGGCGATGTATAGAAAACTACAATGATGCACCAAAGAAGGTGTTGGTGGACATGAAGCGATGGTTTGGTGACATTACTCTAAATGTGATCTTTAGGATGATAGTTGGGAAACGTTATGAGGACGAACAAGATGAGAAGGGTCGAGATGCTTTGAGGGAGTTCTTTGACTTGGCTGGGAGGTTTATAGTGTCCGATGCGCTCCCGATTTTAAGGTGGTTCGATTTGGACGGGTacgagaagatgatgaagaagacggCCCGAGAGCTAGATCGTGTGGTTCAGGGATGGCTTAATGAGCATAAAATCAGAagaaatagtaacaagagacGTGGAAATGACAAGAACAATGACCAGGATTTCATGGACGTGATGCTCTCTATTGTAGATGCTACCGAAGAGTTTCCAGGTTACGATGCTGATACTTTCATAAAAGCAACATGCATG GGACTCGTTTTAGCTGGTTCAGATACCACCTCGGTTTCTCTAACATGGGCCTTGTCTTTGTTGCTCAACCATCGTGAAGCCCTAAAGAAGGCCCAACACGAACTAGACACTCAAATCGGTAGAGAAAAGCGAGTTAAAGAATCAGACCTCAAGAATTTGGTCTACATCCAAGCCATCATCAAGGAAACCCTACGTTTATACCCGGCAGGCCCACTTGGCGTCCCACATGAATCCATGGAAGACTGTACCGTGGATGGCTATCACGTCCCAAAGGGCACTCGTCTCCTCTTCAACTTCTGGAAGATCCATCGAGACCCACACATATGGTCGGACCCTCTCAAATTCCGGCCGGAGAGATTCTTGACCACCTACAAAGATGTCGACATCCGAGGCCAAAATTTTGAGCTAATACCATTCGGAAGTGGTCGGAGAATGTGCCCCGGAATCAATTTAGCCATGCAACTGATGTCGTTGTCCCTTGCTGCTCTTCTGCACGGTTTCGAAGTTACGACTTTGGCAAATGAACCGGTTGGCATGACCGAGGCAATCGGACTGACAAATCTCAAAGCCACCCCACTCGAAGTCCTTGTGACTCCACGCCTTCAAGAGCGCGCATACAAGTGA